The proteins below are encoded in one region of Sebastes fasciatus isolate fSebFas1 chromosome 16, fSebFas1.pri, whole genome shotgun sequence:
- the LOC141753255 gene encoding histone acetyltransferase KAT5-like, producing the protein MKMADGASSVEIVEGCRLPVLRKNQEHEDEWPLAEILSVKEVSSRKLYYVHYIDFNKRLDEWVTGDRLDMKKLQFPKKEAKTPTKNGLPGSRPSSPERDVRKSQDLNAQSATAPSRGKTLPTPLSGHAELHGNPEINNHDIKKEDADPVVQITSGSGLTHSVSKCLSGVCTGLVKPHFNFKSFKKRKVDPVPLATQVSPATPVPSLPSSAEASQASVFPAVRETNTFKSREDHEQISLTTNGTARRLIPSQPGRKRKANCGGTDEMIKVLQYNNPQSASVFLPPPEDSQDSSDGIPSAPRMTGSLVSDRSHDDIVTRMKNIECIELGRHRLKPWYFSPYPQELTTLPILYLCEFCLKYLKSLKCLQRHLTKCNLRHPPGNEIYRKGTISFFEIDGRKNKTYSQNLCLLAKCFLDHKTLYYDTDPFLFYVMTEYDSKGFHIVGYFSKEKESTEDYNVACILTLPPYQRRGYGKLLIEFSYELSKVEGKTGTPEKPLSDLGLLSYRSYWSQTILEILMDLKPDNGERPQITINEISEITSVKKEDVISTLQYLNLINYYKGQYILTLSEDIVDGHERAMQKRHLRIDPKCLHFTPKDWSKRGKW; encoded by the exons ATGAAGATGGCGGACGGCGCATCATCG GTCGAGATCGTGGAGGGCTGTCGGCTCCCGGTTCTCCGTAAGAACCAGGAACACGAGGACGAATGGC CATTGGCTGAAATTCTAAGTGTGAAGGAAGTGTCTTCGAGAAAGCTTTACTATGTTCACTATATCGACT TCAACAAGCGCCTGGATGAGTGGGTTACGGGGGACAGGCTGGACATGAAGAAACTTCAATTCCCCAAGAAAGAAGCTAAAACGCCAACCAAGAACGGTCTTCCAGGCTCCCGTCCCAGTTCTCCAGAGAGAGACGTG AGAAAGAGTCAAGATCTCAACGCACAGTCTGCCACAGCTCCTTCCAGAGGCAAAACCCTCCCCACGCCG CTGTCGGGCCATGCTGAACTGCATGGGAATCCAGAAATAAACAACCACGACATAAAAAAGGAAGATGCCGATCCGGTCGTGCAGATCACATCTGGAAGTGGTTTAACACACAGTGTGTCCAAATGTTTGTCGGGTGTATGCACTGGACTTGTCAAGCCACATTTCAACTTCAAATCTTTCAAG AAGAGGAAAGTAGATCCCGTCCCCTTGGCGACTCAGGTATCCCCGGCCACCCCCGTGCCCTCCCTGCCAAGTTCAGCTGAAGCCTCTCAGGCGTCTGTTTTTCCTGCTGTGAGGGAGACCAACACCTTCAAGTCCCGCGAAGATCATGAACAGATCTCGCTCACAACG AACGGCACCGCCCGACGACTCATCCCCTCGCAGCccgggaggaagaggaaagctAATTGTGGGGGAACTGACGAG ATGATAAAGGTTTTGCAGTACAACAACCCTCAAAGTGCCAGCGTCTTTCTACCACCACCAGAG GATTCCCAAGACAGTTCGGACGGCATCCCGTCCGCGCCCCGCATGACGGGCAGTCTGGTGTCCGACCGCAGCCATGACGACATTGTCACCCGGATGAAAAACATAGAGTGCATAGAGTTAGGACGCCACAGACTGAAGCCCTGGTACTTCTCGCCGTACCCGCAGGAACTCACCACATTGCCCATCCTCTACCTCTGTGAATTCTGTCTCAAGTACCTCAAAAGCCTGAAGTGTCTCCAGAGGCATTTG ACAAAATGTAATCTAAGACATCCTCCAGGCAACGAGATCTACCGCAAAGGCACCATCTCATTTTTTGAGATTGACGGCAGGAAAAACAAA ACGTATTCCCAGAACCTGTGTTTACTTGCTAAGTGTTTCCTGGACCACAAAACCTTGTATTACGACACAGACCCTTTCCTCTTCTATGTAATGACAGAGTATGACTCCAAAGGCTTCCACATAGTGGGCTACTTCTCTAAG GAAAAAGAGTCGACTGAAGATTATAACGTAGCCTGCATCCTGACCTTGCCTCCCTACCAGCGGAGAGGCTACGGCAAACTGCTCATTGAGTTCA GTTACGAGCTGTCCAAGGTAGAGGGGAAGACGGGGACGCCTGAGAAGCCTCTTTCTGATCTCGGTCTTTTGTCCTATCGCTCCTACTGGTCCCAGACCATCTTGGAAATTCTCATGGACCTTAAACCTGACAACGGAGAAAGGCCGCAGATCACCATCAA TGAGATCAGTGAGATCACAAGTGTAAAGAAAGAAGACGTCATTTCAACGCTCCAGTACCTCAACCTCATCAACTATTACAAG GGCCAGTACATCCTGACTCTTTCAGAGGACATTGTGGACGGGCACGAAAGAGCGATGCAGAAGAGACACTTGCGCATAGATCCAAAATGCCTTCACTTCACACCTAAGGACTGGAGCAAGAGGGGCAAGTGGTAG